Proteins encoded together in one Streptomyces sp. B1I3 window:
- the cobT gene encoding nicotinate-nucleotide--dimethylbenzimidazole phosphoribosyltransferase, with protein MNLDDFSDLIERPDGGVRRDAEERRERLAVAPGALGRLDELGEWLSAAQQAVPVKPVDRPRVVLFAGDHGVAELGVSGRAAGSAHELVRAALDGASPVAVLARRFAVPVRIVDAGLDCDPELLPEAVVRHRVRRGSGRIDVEDALTAEEAEQAVRLGMRIADEEADSGTDLVVLGDLSVGGTTAASTLIAALCGTDASVVTGRGGAGIDDLAWMRKCAAIRDALRRARPVLGDQLELLAAVGGADLAATTGFLLQSAVRRLPVVLDGVVSAACALVAQRAAFRAPDWWLAGQVSGEPAQAKALDRMALTPLLDHGVTVGEGSGALLALPLVQAAAALAAELPERPAGEEPSGGETPGEAEPAQSSV; from the coding sequence GTGAATCTGGACGACTTCTCCGACCTGATCGAGCGCCCCGACGGGGGCGTACGACGTGACGCCGAGGAACGCCGGGAGCGGCTGGCCGTCGCGCCCGGCGCGCTCGGCCGGCTCGACGAGCTGGGCGAGTGGCTGTCCGCCGCCCAGCAGGCGGTGCCCGTCAAGCCCGTCGACCGGCCGCGTGTGGTGCTTTTCGCCGGTGACCACGGGGTGGCGGAGCTGGGGGTGTCCGGCCGGGCGGCCGGCAGTGCGCACGAGCTGGTGCGGGCCGCTCTGGACGGCGCCAGTCCCGTCGCCGTGCTGGCACGCCGCTTCGCCGTCCCGGTACGCATCGTCGACGCCGGTCTTGACTGCGACCCGGAGCTGCTGCCCGAGGCGGTCGTACGGCACCGGGTGCGGCGCGGCAGCGGCCGTATCGACGTCGAGGACGCGCTGACGGCCGAGGAGGCCGAGCAGGCCGTACGGCTGGGGATGCGGATCGCCGACGAGGAGGCCGACTCCGGCACCGATCTCGTGGTGCTGGGTGATCTGAGCGTCGGCGGTACGACGGCGGCCTCGACCCTGATCGCGGCCCTGTGCGGCACGGACGCCTCGGTCGTGACGGGGCGTGGCGGAGCCGGCATCGACGATCTCGCGTGGATGCGCAAGTGCGCGGCGATCCGGGACGCGCTGCGCCGGGCCCGGCCGGTGCTCGGTGACCAGCTGGAGCTGCTGGCCGCGGTGGGCGGGGCGGATCTGGCGGCGACGACCGGTTTCCTGCTGCAGAGCGCGGTGCGCCGGCTGCCCGTCGTGCTGGACGGTGTGGTCTCGGCGGCCTGTGCGCTGGTGGCCCAGCGGGCGGCCTTCCGGGCGCCGGACTGGTGGCTGGCGGGTCAGGTGAGCGGCGAGCCCGCCCAGGCCAAGGCGCTGGACCGGATGGCGCTGACGCCGCTGCTGGACCACGGGGTGACGGTGGGTGAGGGGAGCGGGGCCCTGCTGGCGCTGCCGCTCGTCCAGGCCGCGGCGGCGCTGGCCGCCGAGCTCCCGGAGCGTCCGGCCGGCGAGGAGCCTTCCGGCGGGGAGACGCCCGGTGAGGCGGAGCCCGCGCAGAGCAGCGTCTGA
- a CDS encoding bifunctional adenosylcobinamide kinase/adenosylcobinamide-phosphate guanylyltransferase: protein MELTLLGTGAPDGLPRPDCPCAACASARGARARAATALLVDDALLLDLTPGAVFAAARAGHSLAGVRQVLLTHPHDGPAVELPASLPPAGRVPDGQELTLISGHRVRAVAMDAPGTGYEVTSPEGERLLYLPPGASPAGLADRVPEPYDMVVGDVIGRPDAVARLRAVEAVGPGTEVIAVHLDHDAPRGDELDRRLAAGGAQAVPDGTTLPVGEYHAVPVVPRRTLVTGGARSGKSLEAERRLETFPEVVYVATGGRRDGDREWADRIGVHRERRPAAWRTEETCELTGLLEADGPPLLIDCLSLWLTDAMDRADAWDSALWADGGEDALRARVAELVRAVRGTRRTVVAVTNEAGSGVVPATPSGRRFRDELGRLNAAFAAECEHVLLVVAGQALVLRD from the coding sequence GTGGAACTGACTCTGCTCGGCACCGGAGCCCCCGACGGGCTGCCGCGGCCCGACTGCCCCTGCGCCGCGTGCGCGTCGGCCCGTGGTGCGCGGGCGCGCGCCGCGACCGCCCTCCTCGTCGACGACGCGCTGCTGCTCGACCTCACCCCGGGCGCCGTGTTCGCCGCCGCCCGGGCGGGACATTCGCTGGCGGGCGTGCGGCAGGTGCTGCTGACCCACCCTCATGACGGGCCCGCGGTGGAACTGCCCGCCTCGCTCCCTCCCGCTGGGCGGGTCCCCGACGGCCAGGAGCTGACGCTGATCAGCGGGCACCGCGTCCGGGCCGTGGCGATGGACGCGCCCGGCACCGGGTACGAGGTGACGTCGCCGGAGGGCGAGCGGCTGCTCTACCTGCCGCCGGGTGCCTCCCCCGCCGGCCTGGCCGACCGGGTGCCGGAGCCGTACGACATGGTCGTCGGCGATGTGATCGGGCGGCCCGACGCCGTGGCCCGGCTGCGGGCGGTGGAGGCCGTCGGGCCGGGCACCGAGGTGATCGCCGTCCATCTGGACCACGACGCGCCGCGGGGTGACGAGCTGGACCGCAGGCTGGCGGCGGGCGGGGCGCAGGCCGTGCCGGACGGCACGACGCTGCCGGTGGGCGAGTACCACGCCGTGCCGGTCGTGCCCCGGCGCACGCTCGTGACGGGCGGGGCCCGGTCCGGGAAGTCCCTCGAGGCCGAGCGGCGTCTGGAGACGTTCCCCGAGGTGGTGTACGTGGCCACGGGCGGCCGGCGGGACGGCGACAGGGAATGGGCGGACCGGATCGGCGTGCACCGGGAGCGCAGGCCGGCCGCGTGGCGCACCGAGGAGACGTGCGAGCTGACCGGACTGCTGGAGGCGGACGGCCCCCCGCTGCTGATCGACTGCCTGTCGCTGTGGCTGACGGACGCGATGGACCGGGCGGACGCGTGGGACAGCGCCCTGTGGGCGGACGGCGGGGAGGACGCGCTGCGCGCCCGGGTCGCCGAACTGGTGCGCGCGGTGCGCGGCACGCGCCGCACGGTCGTCGCCGTGACCAACGAGGCCGGCTCCGGTGTGGTCCCCGCGACACCCTCCGGGCGACGCTTCCGTGACGAACTGGGCCGTCTGAACGCGGCGTTCGCAGCCGAGTGCGAGCACGTCCTGCTCGTCGTCGCGGGGCAGGCGCTGGTGCTGCGGGACTGA
- a CDS encoding S1C family serine protease: MDASPSRGRRRGPARRSSLSLAAGVCALALAFGCAGPSPSPSGAPVQPNAVSQGTVDLEERYQTVINDVLPSVVQVATGDGLGSGIVYDGKGHIVTNAHVVGGAKSFEVTVATGEKALRASLVSSYPEQDLAVIRLDDVPDGLKAADFGTADEVQVGQIVLAMGSPLGLSSSVTQGIVSALGRTVSESRGGGGTGATLADMVQTSAAINPGNSGGALVNLESEVIGIPTLAATDPEPGGSAAPGIGFAIPVSTVRKVVDQIIENGRVTDSGRAALDITGRTVVDDDYRPAGVAVVTAGEGGAAEKAGLRAGDVITRVGDSRITTITSLSEALAAHKPGQKVQVTYVRSGAERTAEVTLGEI, encoded by the coding sequence ATGGACGCATCCCCCTCCCGCGGCCGGCGCCGCGGCCCGGCCCGCCGCTCCTCGCTGTCCCTGGCCGCCGGCGTCTGCGCGCTCGCCCTGGCGTTCGGCTGCGCCGGCCCGTCCCCCTCCCCCTCAGGCGCCCCCGTGCAGCCGAACGCGGTGTCCCAGGGCACGGTCGATCTGGAGGAGCGGTACCAGACCGTCATCAACGACGTGCTGCCCTCCGTCGTGCAGGTCGCCACCGGCGACGGTCTCGGCTCCGGCATCGTCTACGACGGCAAGGGCCATATCGTCACCAACGCCCATGTCGTGGGCGGCGCGAAGTCCTTCGAGGTCACTGTCGCGACCGGCGAGAAGGCGCTCAGGGCCTCACTCGTCTCGTCCTACCCGGAGCAGGACCTGGCGGTCATCAGGCTGGACGACGTCCCGGACGGGCTCAAGGCCGCGGACTTCGGCACGGCCGACGAGGTGCAGGTCGGGCAGATCGTCCTGGCGATGGGCTCGCCGCTCGGCCTCTCCAGCAGCGTCACCCAGGGCATCGTCTCGGCCCTGGGCCGGACCGTCAGCGAGAGCCGCGGGGGCGGTGGCACGGGGGCGACGCTCGCCGACATGGTGCAGACGTCGGCGGCGATCAATCCGGGCAACAGCGGCGGCGCCCTGGTCAACCTCGAGAGCGAGGTGATCGGCATCCCCACCCTCGCGGCGACGGACCCGGAGCCGGGAGGCAGCGCCGCACCCGGGATCGGGTTCGCCATCCCGGTCTCGACGGTCCGGAAGGTCGTCGACCAGATCATCGAGAACGGCAGGGTCACGGATTCGGGCCGGGCCGCGCTGGACATCACGGGCCGTACGGTCGTCGACGACGACTACCGGCCGGCCGGGGTCGCCGTCGTGACCGCCGGCGAGGGCGGGGCGGCCGAGAAGGCGGGCCTGCGGGCGGGGGACGTCATCACACGGGTGGGCGACAGCCGCATCACGACGATCACCTCGCTCTCGGAGGCCCTGGCGGCCCACAAGCCGGGCCAGAAGGTGCAGGTGACGTACGTCCGCTCGGGCGCGGAGAGGACGGCGGAGGTCACGCTCGGAGAGATCTGA
- a CDS encoding bifunctional 2-polyprenyl-6-hydroxyphenol methylase/3-demethylubiquinol 3-O-methyltransferase UbiG, which produces MRNTVRQELVARQLDEQIAARFPVGRRLRVLDVGMGQGTQALRLARAGHTVTGLESDGEMLGTAQDALAGEPEGIRERVRFIEGDGRDTGVHFLPGSFDVVLCHGVLMYVSEPDPMLAGLARMLAPGGLLSLLVRNADALAMRPGTAGDFGAALAAFDTDTYRNRLGLDVRADRLGALTATLAGIAAPLHTWYGVRVFTDNVSNESPLPDADELARVLAVEDRAGRTDPYRGVAALLHLCGVRG; this is translated from the coding sequence CTGCGCAACACGGTCCGCCAGGAGCTCGTCGCCCGGCAGCTGGACGAGCAGATAGCCGCCCGCTTCCCTGTGGGGCGGCGGCTGCGGGTGCTCGACGTCGGCATGGGCCAGGGCACACAGGCCCTGCGCCTGGCGCGGGCCGGGCACACGGTGACCGGCCTGGAGTCGGACGGCGAGATGCTGGGGACCGCGCAGGACGCGCTCGCGGGCGAACCCGAGGGCATCCGGGAGCGCGTGCGGTTCATCGAGGGCGACGGCCGGGACACCGGGGTGCACTTCCTGCCCGGCAGCTTCGACGTGGTGCTCTGCCACGGCGTACTGATGTACGTCTCCGAACCGGATCCCATGCTGGCCGGACTGGCCCGGATGCTGGCGCCGGGCGGGCTGCTCTCGCTGCTCGTACGGAACGCCGACGCGCTGGCGATGCGCCCCGGGACCGCGGGCGACTTCGGCGCGGCCCTGGCCGCGTTCGACACGGACACGTACAGGAACAGGCTGGGCCTCGACGTGCGGGCCGACCGGCTCGGCGCGCTGACGGCCACCCTCGCCGGTATCGCCGCCCCGCTGCACACCTGGTACGGCGTACGGGTCTTCACCGACAACGTGAGCAACGAGTCCCCGCTGCCGGACGCTGACGAGCTGGCCCGTGTGCTGGCAGTGGAGGACCGGGCGGGGCGCACGGATCCGTACCGCGGGGTGGCGGCGCTGCTGCACCTGTGCGGCGTACGCGGCTGA
- a CDS encoding DUF3043 domain-containing protein, which yields MFRSRSKEEKAPTGKVTADLSKQPRDPQAPKGRPTPKRSDAQTQRRRASSGTPADRKEATKRQREARRADMARQREALASGDERYLPARDKGPVRRFVRDFVDSRFCIAEYFLPLAVIILILSVIQVQNIQNISLLLWLGVIVLIVVDSIGLAFRLKKQLAQRFPDTPKRGAVAYGLMRTLQMRRLRLPKPQVKRGERP from the coding sequence GTGTTCCGTAGCCGTTCCAAGGAAGAGAAGGCCCCCACCGGCAAGGTGACGGCGGACCTCTCCAAGCAGCCCCGCGACCCTCAGGCTCCCAAGGGTCGCCCCACCCCCAAGCGCAGCGATGCCCAGACGCAGCGCAGGCGTGCCTCGAGCGGCACGCCGGCCGATCGCAAGGAGGCCACGAAGCGTCAGCGCGAAGCGCGCCGCGCGGACATGGCACGCCAGCGTGAGGCACTCGCGTCGGGCGACGAGCGTTATCTGCCGGCACGTGACAAGGGGCCCGTGCGGCGCTTCGTCCGTGACTTCGTGGATTCGCGCTTCTGCATCGCGGAGTACTTCCTGCCGCTCGCGGTGATCATCCTGATCCTCAGCGTGATCCAGGTCCAGAACATCCAGAACATCTCGCTGCTGCTCTGGCTCGGCGTGATCGTGCTGATCGTGGTCGACTCCATCGGCCTCGCGTTCCGGCTCAAGAAGCAGCTGGCCCAGCGCTTCCCGGACACCCCGAAGCGCGGCGCCGTGGCCTACGGCCTGATGCGCACGCTCCAGATGCGCCGACTGCGGCTTCCGAAGCCGCAGGTCAAGCGGGGAGAGCGGCCCTGA
- a CDS encoding PspA/IM30 family protein has translation MKRMGMIFRAKANKALDRAEDPRETLDYSYQKQLELLQKVRRGVADVATSRKRLELQLNQLQGQSTKLEDQGRKALALGREDLAREALSRRAALQQQVTDLETQHRTLQGEEEKLTLAAQRLQAKVDAFRTKKETIKATYTAAQAQTRIGEAFSGISEEMGDVGLAIQRAEDKTQQLQARAGAIDELLASGALDDPSGTAKDDIAAELDRISGGTDVELELQRMKAELAGGPSAQQQAIEGGAQDAAPQSQQAPHKFDKQ, from the coding sequence ATGAAGCGTATGGGAATGATCTTCCGCGCGAAGGCCAACAAGGCCCTTGACCGGGCCGAGGACCCGCGCGAAACCCTCGACTACTCGTACCAGAAGCAGCTGGAACTGCTGCAGAAGGTACGTCGCGGCGTCGCCGATGTGGCGACCTCGCGCAAGCGGCTCGAACTGCAGCTCAACCAGCTGCAGGGCCAGTCGACCAAACTGGAGGACCAGGGGCGCAAGGCGCTCGCTCTCGGCAGGGAGGACCTCGCACGCGAGGCGCTGTCCCGGCGAGCCGCCCTGCAGCAGCAGGTCACCGACCTGGAGACGCAGCACCGGACGCTCCAGGGCGAGGAGGAGAAGCTCACCCTCGCGGCGCAGCGGCTGCAGGCCAAGGTCGACGCCTTCCGTACGAAGAAGGAGACCATCAAGGCCACCTACACCGCCGCCCAGGCGCAGACCCGGATCGGCGAGGCCTTCTCCGGGATCTCCGAGGAGATGGGCGACGTCGGCCTTGCGATCCAGCGGGCCGAGGACAAGACCCAGCAGCTCCAGGCGCGGGCCGGTGCCATCGACGAGCTGCTCGCCTCCGGCGCCCTGGACGACCCGTCCGGGACGGCGAAGGACGACATCGCCGCCGAGCTGGACCGGATCTCCGGTGGTACGGATGTAGAACTGGAACTGCAGCGCATGAAGGCGGAGCTGGCCGGCGGCCCGTCCGCGCAGCAGCAGGCCATCGAGGGCGGTGCGCAGGACGCGGCACCGCAGTCGCAGCAGGCCCCGCACAAGTTCGACAAGCAGTGA
- a CDS encoding sensor histidine kinase: protein MTTLGTGLVRVRRWLRGHPLAFDGALAAAVLACMVCASFAEPDPGHGRPIFGERTPGAWSVLLMVLAAAALVLRRRRPMTVLAATGLLSAAEFVLMDPPAPVVMSAVVALFTVAASTDRPTTWRVGLLTMAVLTLTAMVVGSSPWYSQENVGVLAWTGLACAAGDAVRSRRAFVDAIRERAERAERTREEEARRRVAEERLRIARDLHDVVAHHIALVNVQAGVAAHVMDKRPDQAKEALAHVREASRSALGELRATVGLLRQSGDPEAPTEPAPGLAVLDALIDTFRNTGLPVEVACTDPDNPLPAAVDLAAYRVIQEALTNVRKHAGAGAKAEVSVVRVGATAEVTVLDDGAGAGASCPAEHDGGGHGLVGMRERVTALGGTLTAGPRYGGGFRVHAILPVMPRADGPEVPGTTEGAGGRS, encoded by the coding sequence GTGACCACCCTCGGAACAGGGCTCGTACGCGTCCGCCGCTGGCTGCGCGGCCATCCCCTCGCCTTCGACGGGGCGCTCGCCGCCGCCGTGCTCGCCTGCATGGTCTGCGCGTCGTTCGCCGAGCCGGACCCGGGTCACGGGCGGCCCATCTTCGGTGAGCGCACCCCCGGGGCCTGGAGCGTCCTCCTGATGGTGCTCGCCGCGGCGGCCCTGGTGCTGCGCAGGCGGCGGCCCATGACCGTACTGGCCGCGACCGGACTGCTGTCCGCCGCCGAGTTCGTCCTGATGGACCCGCCCGCCCCCGTCGTGATGAGCGCGGTCGTCGCGCTCTTCACCGTCGCTGCCAGTACCGACCGCCCCACGACCTGGCGGGTCGGCCTGCTGACCATGGCGGTGCTGACCCTGACCGCGATGGTGGTCGGTTCGTCGCCCTGGTACAGCCAGGAGAACGTCGGTGTCCTCGCCTGGACCGGGCTGGCCTGCGCCGCCGGGGACGCCGTGCGCAGCAGGCGGGCGTTCGTCGACGCGATCAGGGAAAGGGCCGAGCGGGCGGAACGCACCCGCGAGGAGGAGGCCCGCCGCCGGGTCGCCGAGGAGCGGTTGCGGATCGCCCGGGACCTGCACGACGTCGTCGCCCACCACATCGCCCTGGTCAACGTGCAGGCCGGGGTGGCCGCACACGTCATGGACAAGCGCCCGGACCAGGCGAAGGAGGCGCTGGCGCACGTACGCGAGGCCAGCCGTTCCGCCCTGGGCGAGCTGCGGGCCACGGTAGGGCTGCTGCGCCAGTCCGGCGACCCGGAGGCGCCCACGGAACCGGCACCGGGACTCGCCGTCCTCGACGCGCTGATCGACACGTTCCGCAACACCGGACTCCCCGTCGAGGTGGCCTGCACGGACCCGGACAACCCGTTGCCCGCGGCCGTGGATCTCGCGGCCTACCGTGTCATCCAGGAGGCCCTGACCAACGTGCGCAAGCATGCGGGCGCCGGGGCGAAGGCCGAGGTGAGCGTCGTACGGGTGGGGGCGACGGCCGAGGTCACCGTGCTCGACGACGGCGCGGGCGCGGGCGCGTCGTGCCCCGCGGAGCACGACGGCGGCGGCCACGGACTCGTCGGCATGCGGGAGCGCGTCACCGCCCTCGGCGGCACCCTCACCGCGGGTCCCCGGTACGGCGGCGGGTTCCGCGTCCATGCGATCCTGCCCGTCATGCCCCGCGCGGACGGGCCGGAGGTACCGGGCACGACGGAGGGGGCGGGGGGACGCTCATGA
- a CDS encoding response regulator transcription factor, translated as MTPIKVLLADDQALLRSAFRVLVDSEPDMHVVGEAADGAEAVALARSTRADVVLMDIRMPGTDGLTATRTISGDPDLAGVRIVMLTTFEVDEYVVQALRAGASGFLGKGAEPEELLNAIRVAAAGEALLSPVATKGLIATFLAQDDSTDGGPDAARYSERLAALTGREREVLVLVAGGHSNDQIAERLVVSPLTVKTHVNRAMAKLGARDRAQLVVIAYESGLVRPRVE; from the coding sequence ATGACACCGATCAAGGTGCTGCTCGCCGACGACCAGGCGCTGCTGCGCAGCGCGTTCCGGGTGCTGGTCGACTCGGAGCCCGACATGCACGTCGTCGGAGAGGCCGCGGACGGCGCGGAGGCTGTCGCGCTGGCCCGCTCGACGCGCGCCGACGTCGTCCTGATGGACATCCGGATGCCCGGCACCGACGGGCTCACCGCCACCCGGACGATCAGCGGGGACCCGGATCTGGCCGGGGTGCGCATCGTCATGCTCACCACCTTCGAGGTGGACGAGTACGTGGTGCAGGCCCTGCGCGCGGGGGCCTCCGGCTTCCTGGGGAAGGGCGCCGAACCCGAGGAGCTGCTCAACGCCATCCGGGTCGCCGCCGCCGGGGAGGCGCTGCTCTCCCCGGTCGCGACCAAGGGCCTCATCGCGACCTTCCTCGCGCAGGACGACAGCACGGACGGGGGGCCGGACGCCGCCCGGTACTCCGAACGGCTCGCTGCGCTCACCGGGCGCGAGCGCGAGGTGCTCGTCCTGGTCGCGGGCGGGCACTCCAACGACCAGATCGCGGAGCGGCTCGTCGTCAGCCCTCTCACCGTCAAGACGCATGTGAACCGGGCGATGGCGAAGCTGGGTGCGCGAGACCGTGCCCAATTGGTCGTCATTGCGTACGAATCGGGCCTGGTGCGTCCCAGGGTGGAGTAA
- a CDS encoding efflux RND transporter permease subunit produces the protein MSWLSRFSLAQRALIGLISIVALVFGAIAIPQLKQQLLPTIELPMVSVLAPYEGASPDVVEKQVVEPLENAIKAVDGVEGVTSTASEGNAVVMASFDFGDEGTKQLVADIQQAVNRARIQLPEDVDPQVIAGSTDDIPAVVLAVTSDQDQQALADQLDRTVVPALEDIDGVGQVAVDGVQDLQVSVVPDDKKLAAAGMDAASLARALQAGGATVPAGSFSESGKSRTVQVGGSFTSLRQIEDLRVSAQNPATGKAGKPVRVGDIATVKQEPSTAVSITRTNGEPSLAVMATMDKDGSAVAISDAVQDKLPGLREDLGAGAELTVVSDQGPAVSKAISGLTTEGALGLLFAVVVILVFLASIRSTLVTAVSIPLSVVLALIVLWTRDLSLNMLTLGALTIAIGRVVDDSIVVLENIKRHLGYGEERQSAIITAVKEVAGAITSSTLTTVAVFLPIGLVGGMVGQLFGSFSLTVTAALLASLLVSLTVVPVLSYWFLRAPEGTAENPDEVRRQAEEKEAASRLQRIYVPVLHFATRRRVTSVVIAFVVLFGTLGMTPLLKTTLFEPGEQEVISLKQELAPGTSLEAADEAARKVEKVLAADKGVGDYQVTVGSSGFMAAFGGGTGANQASYQITLKDSADFDAAGQRIDEALGALDGIGDTTIASSGGFGSQDLSVTVKAADPDVLKKASELVRTEVTELDDVTDVQSDLAQSVPRISVKANDRAAAAGFDQTTLGGVVAGAVRGTPSGKAVMDDTERDVVVKSSHPATTTAELKALPLGPVELGDVADVELVPGPVTMTRIDGQRAATVTAKPTIDDTGAVSKELQKKLDALDLPEGATATIGGVTQEQDEANTKLILAMLAAVAIIFILLVATFRSLIQPLILLVSIPFAATGALGLLIITGTPMGVPAMIGMLMLIGIVVTNAIVLIDLINQYRSQGMGVVEAVVEGGRHRLRPILMTALATIFALLPMALGVTGEGGFISQPLAVVVIGGLITSTLLTLLLVPTLYAMVELRKERRAKKKAAKRSARSGVTASAASEEASSDEPEPAKA, from the coding sequence ATGTCCTGGCTGTCCAGATTCAGCCTCGCACAACGGGCCCTGATCGGGCTGATCTCGATCGTCGCGCTCGTTTTCGGAGCGATCGCGATCCCGCAGCTCAAGCAGCAGCTGCTGCCCACCATCGAACTGCCGATGGTGTCGGTGCTGGCGCCCTACGAGGGTGCGTCCCCCGATGTGGTCGAGAAGCAGGTCGTCGAGCCCCTCGAGAACGCCATCAAGGCCGTCGACGGCGTCGAGGGCGTCACCTCCACCGCCAGCGAGGGCAACGCCGTCGTCATGGCGAGCTTCGACTTCGGTGACGAAGGCACGAAGCAGCTCGTCGCCGACATCCAGCAGGCGGTGAACCGCGCCCGCATCCAGCTGCCCGAGGACGTGGACCCGCAGGTCATCGCCGGTTCGACGGACGACATCCCGGCCGTCGTCCTCGCCGTCACCTCCGACCAGGACCAGCAGGCGCTCGCCGATCAGCTCGACCGCACGGTGGTCCCCGCGCTCGAGGACATCGACGGTGTCGGCCAGGTCGCGGTGGACGGTGTCCAGGACCTCCAGGTCTCCGTCGTCCCCGACGACAAGAAGCTCGCGGCGGCCGGAATGGACGCCGCCTCGCTGGCCCGGGCCCTGCAGGCCGGCGGCGCCACCGTCCCCGCCGGCTCCTTCTCCGAGTCGGGCAAGAGCCGCACCGTCCAGGTCGGCGGCTCGTTCACCTCGCTCCGGCAGATCGAGGACCTGAGGGTCTCCGCCCAGAACCCGGCGACCGGCAAAGCCGGGAAGCCGGTCCGCGTCGGGGACATCGCCACGGTGAAGCAGGAGCCCTCCACCGCCGTCTCCATCACCCGGACGAACGGCGAGCCGAGCCTCGCCGTCATGGCGACGATGGACAAGGACGGCAGCGCCGTCGCCATCTCGGACGCCGTCCAGGACAAACTCCCCGGCCTGCGCGAGGATCTCGGCGCCGGCGCCGAGCTGACCGTGGTCTCCGACCAGGGCCCGGCCGTCTCCAAGGCGATCTCCGGCCTGACCACCGAAGGCGCGCTCGGCCTGCTCTTCGCCGTCGTCGTCATCCTGGTCTTCCTCGCGTCGATCCGCTCGACGCTGGTGACCGCGGTCTCCATCCCGCTCTCCGTCGTCCTCGCACTGATCGTGCTGTGGACCCGTGACCTGTCGCTGAACATGCTCACGCTCGGCGCGCTGACGATCGCGATCGGCCGCGTCGTCGACGACTCGATCGTGGTCCTGGAGAACATCAAGCGGCACCTCGGCTACGGCGAGGAGCGCCAGTCGGCGATCATCACCGCGGTCAAGGAGGTGGCCGGGGCGATCACCTCGTCCACGCTCACCACGGTCGCGGTCTTCCTGCCCATCGGCCTGGTCGGCGGGATGGTCGGCCAGCTCTTCGGCTCGTTCTCCCTCACCGTCACGGCGGCCCTGCTGGCCTCCCTGCTGGTCTCGCTGACCGTCGTCCCGGTCCTCTCGTACTGGTTCCTGCGGGCTCCCGAGGGCACCGCCGAGAATCCGGACGAGGTGCGCCGCCAGGCCGAGGAGAAGGAAGCCGCCAGCCGGCTCCAGCGGATCTACGTGCCGGTGCTCCACTTCGCCACCCGGCGCCGCGTCACCAGCGTCGTCATCGCCTTCGTGGTCCTGTTCGGCACCCTCGGCATGACGCCCCTGCTGAAGACGACCCTGTTCGAACCGGGTGAGCAGGAGGTCATCTCCCTCAAGCAGGAGCTGGCCCCCGGCACCAGCCTGGAAGCGGCCGACGAGGCCGCGCGCAAGGTCGAGAAGGTCCTCGCCGCCGACAAGGGCGTCGGGGACTACCAGGTCACCGTCGGCTCCTCCGGCTTCATGGCGGCCTTCGGCGGCGGTACGGGAGCCAACCAGGCCTCCTACCAGATCACCCTGAAGGACTCGGCGGACTTCGACGCCGCCGGTCAGCGGATCGACGAGGCCCTCGGCGCGCTCGACGGCATCGGCGACACGACGATTGCCTCCAGCGGCGGCTTCGGCTCCCAGGATCTGAGCGTCACCGTCAAGGCCGCCGACCCGGACGTCCTGAAGAAGGCCTCCGAACTGGTGCGCACCGAGGTCACGGAGCTCGACGACGTCACGGACGTCCAGAGCGACCTGGCCCAGAGCGTCCCGCGGATCTCCGTCAAGGCCAACGACAGGGCGGCGGCCGCCGGCTTCGACCAGACCACTCTCGGTGGAGTGGTGGCGGGGGCGGTGCGCGGCACCCCGTCCGGCAAGGCGGTCATGGACGACACCGAGCGTGACGTCGTCGTCAAGTCCTCGCACCCGGCCACCACGACGGCCGAGCTGAAGGCCCTGCCGCTCGGCCCCGTGGAGCTCGGCGACGTCGCCGACGTGGAACTGGTGCCCGGCCCGGTCACGATGACCCGCATCGACGGCCAGCGTGCCGCGACGGTCACCGCCAAGCCGACCATCGACGACACCGGCGCGGTCAGCAAGGAGCTCCAGAAGAAGCTCGACGCCCTGGACCTTCCGGAGGGCGCCACCGCGACCATCGGCGGTGTCACCCAGGAGCAGGACGAGGCCAACACGAAGTTGATCCTGGCCATGCTGGCGGCCGTCGCGATCATCTTCATCCTGTTGGTGGCCACCTTCCGGTCGCTCATCCAGCCGCTGATCCTGCTGGTCTCCATCCCCTTCGCCGCGACGGGCGCCCTCGGGCTCCTCATCATCACCGGCACCCCGATGGGCGTCCCGGCGATGATCGGCATGCTGATGCTGATCGGCATCGTGGTGACCAACGCGATCGTGCTGATCGACCTGATCAACCAGTACAGGTCGCAGGGCATGGGCGTCGTCGAAGCCGTCGTCGAGGGCGGCCGTCACCGTCTGCGCCCGATCCTGATGACGGCACTCGCGACGATCTTCGCCCTGCTCCCGATGGCGCTCGGCGTCACGGGCGAGGGCGGCTTCATCTCGCAGCCGCTGGCGGTCGTGGTGATCGGCGGTCTGATCACCTCCACGCTGCTGACCCTGCTCCTGGTGCCGACGCTCTACGCGATGGTCGAGCTCCGCAAGGAGCGCCGCGCGAAGAAGAAGGCGGCGAAGCGGTCGGCCAGGTCCGGCGTGACGGCCTCCGCAGCGTCGGAGGAAGCCTCCTCCGACGAGCCGGAGCCGGCGAAGGCCTGA